Proteins encoded in a region of the Desulfonatronovibrio magnus genome:
- a CDS encoding addiction module antitoxin — MPEVSFTFEFKRNLRALAKKYRSIKADLQPLIDSLEDGELPGDQIPGVHLAIFKVRIQNTDIQKGKRSGYRCIYYLKTRDQIILVTIYSKLDQSDVSGKRIKEILSEMS, encoded by the coding sequence ATGCCTGAAGTATCTTTTACCTTTGAATTCAAAAGAAATCTCAGGGCCCTGGCTAAAAAATATCGGTCCATCAAGGCTGATCTTCAGCCTCTAATCGATAGTCTGGAAGATGGGGAGCTACCTGGTGATCAGATTCCTGGTGTCCACTTAGCAATTTTCAAGGTCCGGATACAAAATACTGATATTCAGAAAGGGAAAAGGTCCGGATACCGTTGTATATACTATCTGAAAACCAGAGATCAGATTATTCTGGTTACCATATATTCTAAGCTGGACCAGTCTGATGTTTCGGGTAAGAGGATAAAAGAAATACTTTCAGAAATGTCTTAA